The Neovison vison isolate M4711 chromosome 5, ASM_NN_V1, whole genome shotgun sequence genome includes a region encoding these proteins:
- the GPATCH8 gene encoding G patch domain-containing protein 8 isoform X2, protein MGMGRMEMELDYAEDATERRRVLEVEKEDTEELRQKYKDYVDKEKAIAKALEDLRANFYCELCDKQYQKHQEFDNHINSYDHAHKQRLKDLKQREFARNVSSRSRKDEKKQEKALRRLHELAEQRKQAECAPGSGPMFRPTTVAVDEEGGEDDKDESATNSGTSAAATCGLGSEFSTDKGGPFTAVQITNTTGLAQAPGLASQGISFGIKNNLGTPLQKLGVSFSFAKKAPVKLESIASVFKDHAEEGTSEDGTKADEKGSDQGLQKMGDSDGNSNLDGKKEDEDPQDGGSLASTLSKLKRMKREEGAGAAEPEYYHYIPPAHCKVKPNFPFLLFMRASEQMEGDNSIHPKNSLESKKSSSPKPKGCIKVAASQGAEKTVDEVPEQQTATSVTEPSEPGSKAETKKASGGDVSEKNVESPSQKGSENQICESNPSKETCQIIAAGKESQEGPKHPTGPFFPVLSKDESTALQWPSELLIFTKAEPSISYSCNPLYFDFKLSRNKDARAKGTEKPKDAGGSSKDHLQGLDAGEPNKTKEGGENVEHSSGGRMDAPASGSGCSSLNKQEPGGSHGSETEDTGRSLPSKKERSGKSHRHKKKKKHKKSSKHKRKHKPDPEEKSSKTESGEKSKKRKKRKRKKNKSSAPADSERGPKPEPPGSGSPAPPRRRRRAQDASQRRPLPAEEGGSGKKDEGGGGGDSQDHGGRKHRGEPLTASCQRRASAKRSSRSGHRSRPSSGDEDSDDASSHRLHQKSPSQYSEEEEEEEDSGSEHSRSRSRSGRHHSSHRSSRRSYSSSSDASSDQSCYSRQRSYSDDSYSDYSDRSRRHSKRSHDSDDSDYASSKHRSKRHKYSSSDDDYSLSCSPSRSRSRSHTRERSRSRGRSRSSSCSRSRSKRRSRSTTAHSWQRSRSYSRDRSRSTRSPSQRSGSRKGSWGHESPEERRSGRRDFIRSKIYRSQSPHYFRSGRGEGPGKKEDGRGDDGKGTGPPSQNSSVGAGRGLEGDCSPEDKNSVTAKLLLEKIQSRKVERKPSVSEEVLATPNKAGLKLKDPPQGYFGPKLPPSLGNKPVLPLIGKLPATRKPNTKKCEESGLERGEEQEQSETEEGPPGGSDAPFGHQFPSEETAGPLSDPPPEEPKSEEATADHPVAPLGTPVHSDCYSGDPTISHNYLPDPSDGDTLESLDSGSQPGPVESSLLPIAPDLEHFPSYAPPSGDPSIESADGAEDASLAPLESQPITFTPEEMEKYSKLQQAAQQHIQQQLLAKQVKAFPASAALAPATPALQPIHIQQPATASATSITTVQHAILQHHAAAAAAAIGIHPHPHPQPLAQVHHIPQPHLTPISLSHLTHSIIPGHPATFLASHPIHIIPASAIHPGPFTFHPVPHAALYPTLLAPRPAAAAATALHLHPLLHPIFSGQDLQHPPSHGT, encoded by the exons AGATTAAAAGATCTTAAGCAGAGAGAGTTTGCTCGAAATGTCTCTTCAAGATCCCGTAAAGatgagaagaaacaggaaaaagccCTTCGGCGGCTCCATGAATTGgcagaacaaaggaaacaagcTGAATG TGCACCTGGAAGTGGTCCCATGTTCAGACCAACCACGGTGGCTGTAGATGAAGAAGGTGGAGAGGATGATAAAGATGAATCAGCTACAAACAGTGGCACAAGTGCTGCTGCCACTTGTGGCCTGGGATCTGAATTCTCCACAGATAAAGGAGGCCCTTTCACTGCAGTACAAATCACTAATACCACTGGACTGGCACAGGCCCCTGGGTTAGCCTCCCAAGGCATCAGCTTTGGCATTAAGAATAATTTAGGGACTCCACTACAAAAATTGGGAGTGTCATTTTCCTTTGCCAAGAAGGCTCCTGTCAAACTCGAATCAATAGCATCAGTTTTCAAGGACCATGCAGAGGAAGGGACTTCTGAAGATGGAACAAAAGCTGATGAGAAGGGTTCTGACCAAGGACTGCAGAAGATGGGAGACTCTGACGGTAACAGTAATCTTGATGgtaaaaaagaagatgaagaccCTCAGGATGGAGGGTCCCTTGCCTCAACGTTATCTAAGTTAAAAAGAATGAAGCGAGAAGAAGGAGCTGGGGCTGCAGAGCCAGAGTATTACCACTACATTCCCCCAGCACACTGCAAAGTAAAACCAAATTTCCCCTTCCTACTCTTTATGAGAGCCAGTGAACAAATGGAAGGTGATAATAGTATACACCCAAAGAATTCCCTAGAGAGCAAAAAAAGCAGTTCTCCCAAGCCTAAGGGCTGTATCAAGGTGGCAGCAAGCCAAGGAGCAGAGAAGACAGTTGATGAAGTCCCCGAGCAACAGACGGCAACCAGCGTCACAGAGCCCTCAGAGCCTGGAAGCAAAGCTGAGACAAAGAAGGCCTCAGGAGGGGATGTAAGTGAGAAGAATGTAGAGAGTCCAAGTCAGAAGGGTTCAGAGAACCAAATATGCGAGTCGAACCCTTCTAAAGAAACCTGTCAGATCATCGCAGCAGGGAAAGAAAGTCAGGAGGGACCCAAACATCCTACTGGTCCCTTCTTTCCGGTTTTGAGCAAAGATGAAAGCACTGCCCTCCAGTGGCCATCAGAACTCTTAATTTTTACCAAGGCAGAACCCTCCATTTCATACAGTTGTAACCCTTTATACTTTGACTTTAAACTTTCAAGGAACAAAGATGCCAGAGCTAAAGGGACAGAAAAACCAAAGGATGCAGGAGGCTCCTCAAAGGACCATCTCCAAGGCCTTGATGCTGGTGAGCCAAATAAAACCAAGGAGGGGGGAGAGAATGTAGAACATTCCTCGGGAGGCAGAATGGATGCACCTGCTTCAGGGTCTGGCTGTAGCAGTTTGAATAAGCAGGAACCTGGGGGAAGCCATGGGTCAGAGACAGAGGACACAGGGAGGAGCCTTCCTAGCAAGAAAGAACGGTCTGGGAAATCCCACcgacacaaaaagaaaaagaagcacaaaAAGTCAAGCAAACACAAACGGAAACACAAGCCTGACCCAGAAGAGAAAAGCTCTAAGACAGAGTCTGGGGAAAAGTCTAAGAAGCGCAAGAAACGAAAACGAAAGAAGAATAAGTCATCAGCTCCGGCAGATTCTGAACGGGGACCCAAACCAGAACCCCCTGGGAGTGGTAGCCCTGCACCGCCCAGACGACGGCGGCGAGCTCAAGACGCTTCCCAGCGGAGGCCCCTCCCGGCTGAAGAGGGGGGCAGTGGCAAGAAGGatgaaggtgggggtggtggCGACTCCCAGGATCACGGTGGCCGGAAACACAGAGGTGAGCCTCTGACTGCATCCTGCCAGCGAAGAGCTAGCGCCAAACGGAGCAGCCGGTCTGGCCACCGGAGTCGCCCCAGTAGTGGAGATGAGGACAGTGATGACGCTTCATCGCACCGGCTACACCAAAAGTCTCCATCCCAGTACagcgaggaggaggaagaggaggaagactcAGGCAGTGAGCATTCCCGTAGCCGCTCCCGGTCGGGCCGACACCATTCCTCACACCGTTCTTCCCGGCGTTCTTACTCAAGTAGCTCAGATGCTTCTTCAGACCAGAGCTGCTACAGTAGACAGCGCAGCTACTCTGATGACAGCTACAGCGACTATAGTGACCGATCTCGAAGGCACTCCAAGCGCTCCCATGACTCTGACGACTCCGACTATGCCAGCTCCAAGCACCGGTCCAAACGGCACAAATACTCCTCTTCCGATGATGACTATAGCCTCAGTTGCAGCCCGTCCCGGAGCCGCTCTCGGAGTCACACCAGGGAGCGCTCGCGGTCCCGGGGCCGCAGCCGCAGCAGCAGCTGTAGCCGCAGCCGGAGCAAGCGGAGAAGCCGCAGCACCACGGCCCACAGCTGGCAGCGGAGCCGAAGCTACAGCCGAGACCGCAGCCGCAGCACCAGGAGCCCTTCCCAGAGATCTGGTTCCAGGAAGGGGTCATGGGGTCACGAAAGCCCCGAGGAAAGACGTTCTGGTCGTCGAGACTTCATCCGCTCTAAAATCTACCGCTCCCAGTCTCCCCACTATTTCCGATCAGGCCGGGGAGAAGGTCCCGGGAAGaaagaagatggcagaggagaCGATGGCAAAGGGACAGGCCCACCATCCCAGAACAGCAGTGTTGGTGCAGGAAGGGGGTTAGAAGGTGACTGTAGCCCCGAAGACAAGAACTCTGTCACTGCCAAGCTGCTGCTGGAGAAGATCCAGTCAAGAAAAGTAGAGAGGAAACCCAGTGTGAGCGAGGAGGTGCTGGCCACCCCTAATAAAGCCGGGCTCAAACTCAAGGACCCCCCTCAAGGTTACTTTGGGCCCAAGCTCCCCCCGTCTCTTGGCAATAAGCCTGTCCTTCCACTGATAGGGAAGCTCCCAGCTACCCGAAAGCCCAACACCAAGAAATGTGAAGAGTCGGGCTTAGAAAGAGGGGAAGAGCAAGAACAGTCAGAGACAGAAGAAGGGCCTCCAGGGGGTAGCGATGCCCCATTTGGACATCAGTTCCCTTCAGAGGAAACAGCTGGCCCCTTATCAGACCCACCTCCAGAAGAGCCAAAGTCTGAGGAAGCTACTGCTGATCACCCTGTGGCTCCACTAGGCACCCCAGTGCACTCGGACTGCTATTCCGGGGACCCCACCATCTCCCATAACTACCTCCCTGACCCCAGCGACGGGGACACTCTAGAGTCCTTGGATAGTGGCAGTCAGCCAGGCCCTGTGGAATCCAGCTTGCTGCCTATAGCGCCAGACCTTGAGCACTTCCCCAGTTACGCACCTCCCAGTGGGGATCCTAGTATTGAGTCGGCTGATGGGGCTGAGGATGCTTCCCTGGCCCCGCTGGAGAGCCAGCCCATCACTTTCACCCCCGAGGAGATGGAGAAGTACAGCAAACTCCAGCAGGCCGCACAGCAGCACATCCAGCAGCAGCTTCTGGCTAAGCAAGTGAAGGCCTTCCCCGCCTCGGCTGCCCTGGCCCCAGCCACTCCGGCCCTGCAGCCCATCCACATCCAGCAGCCAGCCACAGCCTCTGCCACCTCCATCACGACTGTCCAGCATGCCATCCTGCAGCATCACGCGGCGGCAGCTGCTGCCGCCATTGGAATCCACCCCCACCCGCACCCCCAGCCACTTGCCCAAGTACATCATATTCCCCAGCCCCACCTAACCCCCATTTCCTTGTCCCACCTCACTCACTCAATCATCCCTGGTCACCCTGCCACCTTTCTCGCTAGCCATCCCATCCATATCATTCCCGCCTCAGCCATTCATCCTGGGCCCTTCACCTTCCATCCTGTCCCGCATGCCGCCCTCTACCCTACCCTGCTTGCTCCACGGCCTGCTGCAGCAGCTGCCACCGCCCTCCACCTTCACCCACTACTTCACCCCATCTTCTCAGGTCAGGACCTGCAGCACCCACCTAGCCATGGCACATGA
- the ITGA2B gene encoding integrin alpha-IIb gives MARAVYPLYALWLLEWVQLLLGPGAIPPAWALNLDPRQLTLYTGPNGSHFGFSLDFYKDNHGRVAIVVGAPRILGPSQEETGGVFLCPWKAEGSQCTLLPFDLNDETRQVGSYTFQTFKSRQGLGASVVSWKDNIVACAPWQHWNALEKTEEAEKTPVGGCFLAQLQNGARAEYSPCRANTMSQVYQKNGFNDRRCCEAGFSSVVTQAGELVLGAPGGYFFLGLLARAPIATIVSSYRPGTLLWHVASQSFSLDSYEPEYEDGYRGYSVAVGEFDGDLNTTEYVLGAPTWSWTLGAVEILNSYHQTLHKLHGEQMASYFGHSVAVTDVNGDGRHDLLVGAPLYMESRADHKLAEVGRVYLFLQPRGHHVLGTPSLLLTGTQLYGRFGSAIAPLGDLDRDGYNDVAVAAPYGGPSGRGQVLVFLGGSEGLSSRPSQILDSPFPAGSGFGFSLRGATDIDDNGFPDLLVGAYGANKVAVYRAQPVVMASVQLLVQDSLNPAVKNCVLPQTQKHVTCFNIQMCVGATGHNIPQQLPINAELQLDRQKPRQGRRVLLLNSLLVDTMLRLDLGGRQSPICHTTMAFLRDEADFRDKLSPIVLSFNVSLQPRKDGVAPAVVLHGDTHVQEQTRIILDCGEDDVCVPQLQLSASVMGSPLLIGANNVLELQMVAANEGEGAYEAQLAVHLPTGAHYMRAISDIKGFERLICNQKKENETKMVLCELGNPMKRNARIGITMLVSVENLEEAGEHVSFWLQIRSKNSQNPNSEAVLLDVPVRAEAHVELRGNSFPASLVVIAEEDSKENSSNIWGPKVEHTYELHNNGPGAASGLRLSLCLPGQSQPSDLLYILDIQPQGGLQCSPQPTPNPYKLNWRQPTPSPSPTSPGRHKRERRQASLPGSDQPARPQDPVLLSCDSGPHTVVQCELPEMARGQRAMVRVLAFLQLSSLQQRPLDQFVLQSQAWFNVSSLPYAVPALSLPSGEALVQTQLLRALERDIPIWWVLVGVLGGLVLLTLLVLAMWKVGFFKRNRPPLEEDEEDE, from the exons ATGGCCAGAGCTGTGTATCCACTTTATGCCCTCTGGCTTCTGGAGTGGGTGCAGCTGCTCTTGGGACCTGGGGCCATCCCTCCAGCCTGGGCCTTGAACCTGGACCCAAGGCAACTCACCTTGTACACAGGCCCCAATGGCAGCCACTTTGGGTTTTCACTGGACTTCTACAAGGACAACCATGGGAG AGTGGCCATCGTGGTGGGCGCCCCACGGATCCTAGGCCCCAGCCAGGAGGAGACAGGCGGCGTGTTCCTGTGCCCCTGGAAGGCCGAGGGCAGCCAGTGCACCTTGCTGCCCTTCGACCTCA ATGATGAGACCCGACAAGTAGGCTCCTACACCTTCCAAACCTTCAAGTCCCGGCAAGGACTGGGGGCGTCGGTGGTCAGCTGGAAGGACAACATTGTG GCCTGCGCCCCCTGGCAGCACTGGAACGCCCTAGAAAAGACCGAAGAGGCTGAGAAGACGCCCGTAGGTGGCTGCTTCCTGGCTCAGCTCCAGAACGGCGCCCGCGCGGAGTACTCGCCCTGCCGGGCTAACACCATGAGCCAGGTTTACCAGAAAAACGGTTTTA ACGACCGGCGCTGCTGCGAAGCGGGCTTCAGCTCCGTGGTTACTCAG GCTGGAGAGCTGGTGCTTGGGGCCCCTGGCGGCTATTTTTTCTTAG GTCTGCTGGCGCGGGCTCCCATTGCCACTATCGTCTCGAGTTaccgcccaggcaccctcttgTGGCACGTGGCCTCTCAGAGCTTCTCCTTGGACTCCTACGAGCCGGAGTACGAGGACGGCTACCGGG GGTACTCGGTGGCCGTGGGAGAGTTCGACGGGGATCTCAACACCACAG AGTATGTCCTCGGTGCCCCCACCTGGAGCTGGACCCTGGGAGCG GTGGAAATTTTGAACTCGTACCACCAGACGCTGCACAAGCTGCATGGAGAGCAG ATGGCTTCGTATTTTGGACACTCGGTGGCCGTCACTGATGTAAATGGAGACGG GAGGCACGACCTGCTGGTGGGCGCACCACTGTACATGGAGAGCCGCGCTGACCACAAACTGGCCGAGGTGGGGCGCGTGTACTTGTTCCTGCAGCCTCGAGGTCATCACGTGCTGGGCACCCCCAGCCTCCTGTTGACCGGCACTCAGCTCTACGGGCGATTTGGCTCAGCCATCGCACCCCTGGGTGACCTCGACCGGGATGGCTACAATG ATGTTGCAGTGGCCGCCCCCTACGGAGGTCCCAGTGGTCGGGGCCAAGTGCTGGTGTTCCTGGGTGGGAGTGAGGGGCTGAGCTCACGCCCCTCCCAGATCCTGGACAGCCCCTTCCCAGCAGGCTCTGGCTTCGGCTTCTCCCTTCGAGGTGCCACAGACATCGATGACAATGGattcccag ACCTACTGGTGGGAGCTTACGGGGCCAACAAGGTGGCTGTGTACAG AGCTCAGCCAGTGGTGATGGCCAGTGTCCAGCTGTTGGTACAAGATTCACTGAATCCTGCTGTGAAGAATTGtgtcctgccccagacccagaagCACGTTACCTG CTTTAACATACAGATGTGTGTAGGAGCTACTGGGCACAACATTCCTCAGCAGCTGC CCATAAACGCCGAGCTGCAGCTGGACCGGCAGAAGCCCCGCCAGGGCCGGCGGGTGCTTCTGCTGAATTCTCTACTGGTGGACACCATGCTGCGTCTGGACCTGGGCGGGAGACAGAGCCCCATCTGTCACACCACCATGGCCTTCCTCCGA GACGAGGCCGATTTCCGGGACAAGCTGAGCCCCATCGTGCTGAGCTTCAATgtatccttgcagcccaggaaggaTGGAGTAGCCCCTGCTGTCGTGCTTCATGGAGACACCCATGTCCAGGAGCAG ACCCGCATCATCCTGGATTGTGGGGAAGATGACGTGTGTGTGCCCCAGCTCCAGCTCTCCGCCAGCGT GATGGGGTCCCCACTCCTCATTGGAGCCAATAACGTGCTGGAGCTGCAGATGGTTGCAGCCAATGAGGGCGAGGGGGCCTACGAAGCCCAGCTGGCCGTCCACCTGCCCACAGGTGCCCACTACATGCGGGCCATCAGCGACATCAAG GGCTTTGAGAGACTCATCTGTAACCAGAAGAAGGAGAATGAGACCAAGATGGTGTTGTGTGAGCTGGGCAACCCCATGAAGAGGAATGCCCGG ATAGGAATCACAATGTTGGTGAGTGTGGAGAACCTGGAAGAGGCCGGCGAGCATGTGTCATTCTGGCTGCAGATCAGAAG CAAGAACAGCCAGAATCCGAATAGCGAGGCTGTGCTGCTGGATGTCCCGGTCCGGGCAGAGGCCCACGTGGAGCTTCGAGG GAACTCCTTTCCAGCCTCCCTGGTGGTAATAGCCGAAGAGGACAGCAAGGAGAACAGCTCCAACATCTGGGGCCCCAAAGTGGAGCACACCTACGAG CTCCACAACAACGGCCCTGGCGCTGCGAGTGGCCTCCggctcagcctctgcctccctggcCAGTCCCAGCCTTCTGACCTGCTCTACATCCTGGACATACAGCCCCAGGGGGGGCTTCAGTGCTCCCCCCAGCCCACACCTAACCCCTACAAG CTGAACTGGAGACAGCCTACCCCCAGCCCTTCCCCTACCTCCCCTGGGCGTCACAAGCGGGAGCGCAGACAGGCGTCCCTGCCAGGGTCCGACCAGCCCGCCAGGCCTCAGGATCCAGTTCTCCTG AGCTGCGACTCGGGGCCGCATACGGTGGTGCAGTGTGAGCTGCCGGAGATGGCGCGAGGCCAGCGGGCCATGGTCAGGGTGCTGGCCTTCCTGCAGCTGTCCAGCCTCCaacag AGGCCCCTGGATCAGTTCGTGCTGCAGTCGCAAGCTTGGTTCAATGTCTCCTCCCTTCCCTATGCTGTGCCCGCCCTCAGCCTGCCCAGTGGGGAAGCTCTG GTGCAGACGCAGCTGCTTCGCGCCCTGGAGCGGGACATTCCCATCTGGTGGGTACTGGTAGGGGTGCTCGGCGGCCTGGTGTTGCTCACTCTCCTGGTCCTGGCCATGTGGAAG GTTGGCTTCTTCAAGCGCAACCGGCCGCCACTAGAAGAAGATGAGGAGGACGAGTGA